A portion of the Symphalangus syndactylus isolate Jambi chromosome 13, NHGRI_mSymSyn1-v2.1_pri, whole genome shotgun sequence genome contains these proteins:
- the ATF5 gene encoding cyclic AMP-dependent transcription factor ATF-5, whose amino-acid sequence MSLLATLGLELDRALLPASGLGWLVDYGKLPPAPAPLAPYEVLGGALEGGLPVGGEPLAGDGFSDWMTERVDFTALLPLEPPLPPGTLPQPSPTPPDLEAMASLLKKELEQMEDFFLDAPLLPPPSPPPPPPLPPAPSLPLPLPSFDLPQPPVLDTLDLLAIYCHNEARQGEVGMPPLPPPQQPPPPSPPQPSRLAPDPHPATTRGDRKQKKRDQNKSAALRYRQRKRAEGEALEGECQGLEARNRELRERAESVEREIQYVKDLLIEVYKARSQRTRSC is encoded by the exons ATGTCACTCCTGGCGACCCTGGGGCTGGAGCTGGACAGGGCCCTGCTCCCAGCTAGCGGGCTGGGATGGCTCGTAGACTATGGGAAACTCCCCCCGGCCCCTGCCCCCCTGGCTCCCTATGAGGTCCTTGGGGGAGCCCTGGAGGGCGGGCTTCCAGTGGGGGGAGAGCCCCTGGCAG GTGATGGCTTCTCTGACTGGATGACTGAGCGAGTTGATTTCACAGCTCTCCTCCCTCTGGAGCCCCCCTTACCCCCAGGCACCCTCCCCCAACCTTCCCCAACCCCACCTGACCTGGAAGCTATGGCCTCCCTCCTCAAGAAGGAGCTGGAACAGATGGAAGACTTCTTCCTAGATGCCCCGCTCCTCCCACCACCCTCcccgccgccaccaccaccactcccaccagccccctccctccccctacccctcccctcctttgacctcccccagccccctgtCTTGGATACTCTGGACTTGCTGGCCATCTACTGCCACAACGAGGCCAggcagggggaggtggggatgccGCCTCTGCCCCCGCCACAGcagccccctcctccttctccacctCAACCTTCTCGCCTGGCCCCCGACCCACATCCTGCCACCACCCGAGGGGACCGCAAGCAAAAGAAGAGAGACCAGAACAAGTCGGCGGCTCTGAGGTACCGCCAGCGGAAGCGGGCAGAGGGTGAGGCCCTGGAGGGCgagtgccaggggctggaggcacGGAATCGCGAGCTGAGGGAACGGGCAGAGTCTGTGGAGCGCGAGATCCAGTACGTCAAGGACCTGCTCATCGAGGTGTACAAGGCCCGGAGCCAGAGGACCCGTAGCTGCTAG